The Sphingobacterium bambusae genome includes a window with the following:
- the gyrA gene encoding DNA gyrase subunit A — translation MAEETENENNLVPANDRIIPINIEDQMKSAYIDYSMSVIVSRALPDARDGMKPVHRRVLYGMLDLGVTSGKPYKKSARIVGDVLGKYHPHGDSSVYDAMVRLAQEWSMRYPLVDGQGNYGSVDGDPPAAMRYTEARLKKIAEEILSDINKDTVDFQLNFDDSLQEPTVLPTRIPNLLVNGASGIAVGMATNMAPHNLSEVIDGTVAYIDNRDIEVSELMQHIKGPDFPTGGIIYGYNGVKDACETGRGRVVMRGRAEIETLKNGRECIIVTEIPYQVNKANMIERTAELVNEKKIEGIATIRDESDRDGFRIVYEIKREANANVVLNNLYKYTALQTSFSVNNIALVKGRPMLLNLKDMIHEFVEHRHEVVIRRTKFELAEAEKRAHILEGYLIALDHLDEVIKLIRASDTPEDARLGLMEQFGLTDVQARAILDMTLRRLTGLERDKIKEEYAELMKTIDYLKEVLADEGLRMKIIKDELAEIKEKYGDERRSQIVHSAEDMRMEDFIDDEEIVITISHNSYVKRTPLTEYRRQGRGGKGAIGSTTRDEDFTEHIITASAHNYLLLFTDKGRCFWLRAFEIPEGSRTSRGRALQNIINVPKEEKIKAFIKIINLKDQDYLENNFIIMCTKKGTIKKTSLEAYSRPRANGINAININEGDELLEACLTTGNSEVVMALRSGRAIRFNESTVRPMGRTATGVRGISLASESDEVVGMIAVDSTDTTVLVVSEKGYGKRTDIEDYRVTNRGGKGVKTINVTDKTGELVAIKGVTDADDLMMINKSGIVIRIGVDTLRVMGRATQGVRLITLKETDAIASITKVAREEDEEIEGIEGSDADTDNEESNGSTDANDNNEQ, via the coding sequence ATGGCTGAAGAAACAGAAAACGAAAACAATTTAGTCCCTGCAAACGACAGGATCATTCCTATTAACATCGAGGATCAAATGAAATCTGCCTACATAGATTATTCTATGTCAGTCATTGTTTCCCGTGCCCTACCCGATGCTAGAGACGGTATGAAACCTGTACACAGACGTGTACTTTATGGCATGTTGGACTTGGGCGTAACGAGTGGAAAACCTTACAAGAAATCTGCCCGTATTGTTGGAGACGTTTTAGGTAAGTATCACCCGCATGGTGATTCGTCGGTGTACGATGCGATGGTACGTTTGGCACAAGAGTGGAGCATGCGCTATCCGTTGGTGGATGGACAAGGAAACTACGGATCGGTAGATGGTGACCCTCCAGCGGCCATGCGTTATACCGAGGCTAGGTTGAAAAAGATAGCCGAGGAAATCCTTTCCGATATTAATAAAGATACGGTGGACTTCCAACTCAATTTCGATGATTCCCTGCAGGAGCCGACGGTCTTGCCGACACGTATCCCCAATTTATTGGTCAACGGAGCATCCGGTATTGCAGTAGGTATGGCCACCAATATGGCGCCACACAACCTTTCGGAGGTAATCGACGGTACGGTAGCCTACATTGATAACCGCGATATAGAGGTTTCCGAATTGATGCAGCACATCAAAGGCCCCGACTTCCCAACGGGCGGTATTATTTACGGCTATAACGGCGTGAAGGATGCCTGCGAAACGGGTCGCGGACGCGTGGTGATGCGCGGTAGAGCGGAAATCGAAACCTTGAAGAATGGACGCGAGTGTATCATTGTGACGGAGATCCCCTACCAGGTCAATAAAGCCAATATGATCGAGCGTACGGCCGAGCTGGTGAACGAGAAAAAAATCGAAGGTATAGCTACTATACGTGACGAATCCGATCGTGACGGTTTCCGTATTGTTTACGAAATAAAAAGAGAGGCCAATGCCAATGTGGTATTAAACAACCTCTACAAATATACAGCGCTACAAACTTCATTTTCAGTAAACAACATCGCCTTGGTAAAAGGACGTCCGATGCTGCTGAACCTGAAAGACATGATCCACGAATTTGTGGAGCACCGCCATGAAGTGGTTATCCGCCGTACGAAATTCGAACTGGCAGAAGCTGAAAAAAGAGCACATATCTTAGAAGGATACTTGATCGCATTGGATCATTTGGATGAAGTCATCAAATTGATTCGTGCATCAGATACGCCGGAAGACGCGCGCTTGGGCTTGATGGAGCAGTTTGGACTAACCGATGTACAAGCACGTGCCATCTTGGATATGACGCTGAGACGGTTGACCGGACTAGAACGCGACAAGATCAAAGAAGAATATGCGGAGTTGATGAAAACGATCGACTACTTGAAAGAAGTATTGGCTGATGAGGGTCTGCGCATGAAGATCATTAAAGATGAACTTGCCGAGATCAAAGAGAAATATGGTGATGAGCGCCGTTCGCAGATTGTGCATTCGGCAGAAGATATGCGTATGGAAGATTTCATCGACGATGAAGAGATCGTAATCACCATTTCGCACAACTCCTACGTGAAGCGCACGCCGCTTACGGAATACCGTAGGCAAGGACGCGGCGGCAAGGGGGCTATCGGCTCTACTACCCGCGACGAGGACTTTACCGAGCATATCATCACGGCCTCTGCGCACAACTATCTCCTACTCTTTACGGATAAGGGTCGTTGCTTCTGGCTTCGTGCATTCGAAATACCGGAAGGTAGCCGCACATCGCGCGGACGTGCCCTACAGAACATTATCAATGTGCCGAAGGAAGAGAAGATCAAGGCTTTCATCAAGATCATCAACCTGAAGGATCAGGACTACTTGGAGAACAACTTTATCATCATGTGTACCAAAAAAGGTACAATCAAGAAAACATCGCTGGAGGCCTACTCGCGTCCACGTGCTAACGGTATCAACGCCATCAATATCAACGAGGGTGATGAGCTGCTAGAAGCATGTCTAACGACAGGTAACAGCGAGGTGGTGATGGCCTTACGTTCGGGAAGAGCGATCCGATTCAATGAATCGACGGTTCGCCCAATGGGAAGAACGGCTACCGGTGTGCGTGGTATTAGCCTAGCCAGCGAAAGCGATGAAGTAGTTGGCATGATTGCTGTAGATAGTACGGATACCACGGTATTGGTGGTTTCCGAGAAAGGATACGGCAAGCGCACCGACATCGAAGACTACCGCGTAACAAACCGGGGTGGTAAAGGTGTCAAAACCATCAACGTGACCGATAAAACGGGCGAGTTGGTGGCGATCAAAGGGGTGACCGATGCCGACGATCTCATGATGATCAACAAGTCGGGAATCGTG
- the serC gene encoding 3-phosphoserine/phosphohydroxythreonine transaminase: protein MKHNFGAGPCILPKEVFQEASEAVIEFNNTGLSILEISHRSKEFEQVVIEAEALVRELLNVPADYSVLFLQGGASQQFAMVPMNILPEGGKAAYLDTGVWASKAAKEASKLGTVEIVASSSDKNYTYIPKDFTVPADATYFHYTSNNTIYGTEIFEKPNVNIPTVVDMSSDILSRVINVADFDIIYAGAQKNMGPAGVTLVIVKNDLLGKSARVIPSIFDYQQHAKAGSMYNTPPVYSIYVSMLNLRWLKAKGGVEVIEQENIIKARTLYEEIERNPFFKGTAAEADRSRMNITFVMDTAEQEAAFLELAKERGLVGIKGHRSVGGFRASIYNALTISSINALVDAMKEFEEKHSS from the coding sequence ATGAAACACAATTTTGGGGCAGGACCATGCATTCTTCCAAAGGAAGTATTTCAAGAAGCTTCCGAAGCAGTTATTGAGTTTAACAATACCGGGCTTTCCATTCTTGAAATATCGCACCGTTCCAAAGAGTTCGAGCAAGTGGTCATTGAAGCTGAAGCATTGGTGAGAGAGCTGTTGAATGTGCCTGCCGATTATTCGGTCCTGTTTTTACAGGGTGGTGCTAGCCAGCAGTTTGCCATGGTGCCGATGAACATTTTGCCGGAGGGAGGAAAGGCTGCGTATTTAGATACAGGCGTTTGGGCTTCGAAAGCAGCCAAAGAAGCGTCGAAACTAGGTACTGTTGAAATTGTTGCTTCATCGTCGGATAAGAATTATACCTACATTCCAAAGGATTTCACCGTTCCGGCGGATGCTACCTATTTTCACTATACCTCAAACAACACCATCTACGGAACAGAGATTTTCGAGAAACCAAATGTTAATATTCCTACCGTGGTGGATATGTCTTCAGACATTTTAAGCCGGGTGATCAACGTTGCTGATTTTGATATTATCTATGCGGGTGCACAAAAGAACATGGGGCCGGCAGGCGTTACCTTGGTGATCGTGAAAAATGATTTGCTCGGCAAATCGGCTCGCGTTATCCCAAGTATCTTCGATTACCAGCAACATGCTAAAGCTGGTTCGATGTACAATACGCCGCCTGTTTACTCGATCTACGTATCAATGTTGAACCTGCGTTGGTTGAAAGCCAAAGGTGGGGTGGAAGTGATTGAGCAAGAAAACATCATTAAGGCGCGCACGCTATACGAAGAAATTGAACGCAATCCATTCTTCAAAGGCACAGCCGCCGAGGCGGATCGCTCACGTATGAACATCACCTTTGTGATGGACACTGCAGAGCAGGAAGCTGCATTTTTGGAATTGGCGAAAGAGCGCGGCTTGGTCGGTATTAAAGGGCACCGCTCGGTGGGTGGTTTCCGCGCCTCGATCTATAATGCCTTGACGATTTCGTCGATCAATGCTTTGGTGGATGCGATGAAGGAGTTTGAAGAAAAGCATTCCTCATAG
- a CDS encoding D-2-hydroxyacid dehydrogenase gives MRILANDGIDAAGKRLLEEAGFEVDTNHIPQEELADKLNAYDAVTVRSATKLRQALIDVCPNIKAIGRGGVGMDNIDVDYARSKGIAVINTPAASSLSVAELVFAHLLNGVRFLFDANRKMPVEGDTNFAGLKKAYAKGVELRGKTIGVVGFGRIGRETAKVALGLGMDVIYTDLFDGPTTLSVAFSGGITVELPVKQVSFEELLKAADFISLHVPFLDKPAIGKEEFALLKDGVGLVNASRGGVIDELALIEALDSGKVSFAALDVFDNEPTPRKELLAHPRISLTPHIGAATNEAQERIGIELAELLIDSLKK, from the coding sequence ATGAGAATATTAGCAAACGATGGTATTGACGCAGCCGGAAAAAGACTGTTGGAAGAAGCCGGTTTTGAAGTTGATACAAACCATATACCTCAAGAAGAATTAGCCGATAAGCTAAATGCCTATGATGCCGTAACGGTGCGCAGTGCTACAAAATTGCGTCAGGCGCTTATCGATGTATGCCCCAATATCAAAGCGATCGGTCGTGGCGGTGTGGGCATGGACAATATTGATGTTGACTATGCGCGCTCCAAAGGTATTGCCGTGATCAATACCCCTGCAGCCTCTTCCTTGTCTGTTGCAGAACTGGTCTTCGCTCATTTACTTAACGGCGTACGTTTCTTATTTGATGCCAACCGTAAAATGCCGGTAGAAGGCGATACCAATTTCGCAGGCTTGAAGAAAGCTTACGCTAAAGGGGTAGAGCTGCGTGGCAAAACAATTGGTGTGGTAGGCTTTGGCCGCATTGGTCGTGAAACCGCGAAAGTAGCCCTAGGCCTTGGTATGGATGTGATCTACACCGATCTGTTTGATGGTCCTACGACCTTGAGCGTAGCATTCTCTGGCGGTATTACGGTGGAGCTTCCTGTAAAGCAAGTGAGCTTCGAGGAGCTGTTGAAAGCGGCTGATTTCATAAGCTTACACGTTCCTTTCTTGGATAAACCCGCGATCGGTAAAGAAGAGTTTGCCTTGTTGAAAGATGGCGTGGGCTTGGTTAACGCATCACGCGGTGGTGTGATCGATGAGTTGGCCTTGATCGAGGCATTGGACAGCGGCAAGGTATCGTTTGCGGCATTAGACGTGTTCGATAACGAACCTACACCACGTAAAGAACTTTTGGCGCACCCACGCATATCGTTGACACCGCACATTGGGGCGGCAACAAACGAGGCACAAGAGCGTATCGGTATTGAACTTGCCGAGCTGTTGATAGACAGCTTGAAGAAGTAG
- a CDS encoding aspartate kinase, translating into MKILKFGGTSVGSAQRIKGLLDIVNPAERQIVVLSAVAGTTNALVEIGQAFLAGKREEAIELVKQHKNKYEYLIKELFSTEQGLDKGKNLIDYHFNYIASLGNEMFTPVEEKITLAQGELLSTTLFHFHLEEIGVPSVLLPALDFMKIDEDNEPMVEYIGEKLKNLLSIHPANTLFITQGFICRNSFGEIDNLRRGGSDYTASLIGAAIQADEVQIWTDIDGMHNNDPRVVKNTSPIANLSFDEAAELAYFGAKILHPQSVFPAQKYNVPVRLLNTMDPQAAGTLISKEGGTTGQIRAIAAKDDITAIHIHSSRMLLAYGFLRKIFEIFERYKTPIDMITTSEVAVSLTIDDTRNLGDIIREVEDFGHVRVDHNQTIVCVVGDFSANTHGYAARVLDAVKHLPLRMISYGGSDYNVSILLDTEHKTEALRSLHNRLF; encoded by the coding sequence ATGAAAATTTTAAAATTCGGTGGTACTTCTGTGGGTAGTGCCCAGCGCATCAAAGGGCTGCTGGATATTGTGAATCCTGCAGAGCGCCAGATTGTCGTTTTATCCGCTGTGGCGGGCACAACGAATGCTTTGGTAGAAATTGGTCAAGCCTTTTTGGCCGGAAAGCGCGAAGAAGCGATAGAACTTGTCAAACAACATAAAAATAAGTATGAATACCTCATCAAGGAATTGTTCAGTACCGAGCAGGGGCTCGATAAGGGCAAGAACCTGATCGATTACCATTTCAATTATATTGCTTCTTTAGGCAATGAGATGTTTACACCTGTTGAAGAGAAGATTACCCTTGCGCAAGGCGAGCTGCTATCAACCACCTTATTTCATTTTCATTTGGAGGAGATTGGTGTGCCTTCGGTGCTTTTGCCAGCCTTGGATTTTATGAAGATCGATGAGGACAATGAGCCAATGGTGGAATACATCGGCGAGAAATTAAAGAATTTGTTGAGCATACATCCGGCAAATACCTTGTTCATTACGCAGGGCTTTATCTGTCGCAACTCCTTTGGCGAGATCGATAACCTGCGCCGTGGCGGATCCGATTATACGGCTTCCCTTATTGGCGCTGCTATCCAAGCCGACGAGGTGCAGATCTGGACAGATATCGATGGTATGCACAATAACGATCCGCGCGTGGTGAAAAATACCTCGCCGATTGCCAACCTCAGCTTTGATGAAGCTGCGGAGCTTGCTTACTTCGGAGCGAAGATCTTACATCCACAAAGCGTTTTTCCAGCACAAAAATACAATGTGCCGGTACGCCTTTTGAATACTATGGATCCGCAAGCAGCAGGTACGCTGATTAGCAAAGAGGGGGGAACCACCGGACAGATCCGCGCTATCGCCGCGAAGGATGATATCACGGCTATACACATACATTCTTCCCGCATGTTGTTGGCTTACGGCTTCCTACGCAAGATTTTCGAAATTTTCGAGCGCTATAAAACGCCGATCGATATGATCACGACCTCGGAAGTTGCCGTGTCGCTTACCATAGACGATACCCGCAACCTTGGCGATATCATTCGTGAGGTGGAAGATTTTGGACATGTGCGCGTAGACCACAACCAAACGATTGTTTGTGTGGTGGGCGACTTCAGCGCCAATACGCATGGCTATGCGGCGCGGGTGCTCGATGCCGTAAAACATCTTCCTTTACGCATGATCTCTTATGGAGGCTCTGACTACAATGTTTCCATCCTGTTGGATACGGAGCACAAAACGGAAGCCCTTCGCTCTTTACATAACCGTTTATTTTAA
- the lysA gene encoding diaminopimelate decarboxylase — translation MFNKSQEEKIKHLETPFYYYDLALLNTTLDQAKAAADKYDFHVHYALKANFNDRLLETIQGKGFGADCVSGNEVQKAIDSGFPASKITFAGVGKSDKEIRMALKHGIFTFNVESIQEMEVINELAEEEGVVASVSLRINPNVDAHTHHYITTGLDENKFGVPTSELEKAAAVIRKSANVELMGLHFHVGSQITDMNVFKSLCVKVNEWKNWFEERGTQIKVLNVGGGLGVDYQQPDAHPIPDFEAYFAVFDKFLERSAQQEVHFELGRALIAQCGSLVSKVLYTKSGIKKHFLVLDAGMTELMRPALYQAYHQIERVGGDHAQAATLNYDVVGPICESSDCFGKEVPLPESKRGDLIAIRTAGAYGEVMASRYNLRDEIRYVYDSEL, via the coding sequence TTGTTTAACAAGTCTCAGGAAGAGAAAATAAAGCATTTAGAAACACCCTTTTATTACTACGACTTAGCGCTGCTGAATACAACCTTGGATCAGGCCAAGGCAGCTGCCGATAAGTATGATTTTCATGTACACTACGCCTTGAAGGCAAACTTCAACGATCGTTTGTTGGAGACTATACAAGGGAAGGGCTTTGGCGCGGATTGCGTTAGCGGCAACGAGGTGCAGAAAGCTATAGACAGCGGCTTTCCGGCCAGCAAGATCACTTTTGCCGGTGTGGGCAAATCCGATAAGGAGATCCGTATGGCCCTAAAGCATGGGATCTTTACGTTCAACGTGGAGTCTATCCAAGAAATGGAAGTCATCAACGAACTGGCGGAAGAAGAAGGGGTAGTGGCTAGTGTATCGCTACGCATCAATCCCAATGTGGATGCGCACACGCACCATTATATCACGACGGGGCTCGATGAGAACAAATTTGGCGTGCCGACCTCCGAATTGGAGAAAGCGGCGGCTGTGATTCGCAAGTCGGCCAATGTGGAACTGATGGGCTTACATTTCCATGTGGGCTCGCAGATTACAGATATGAACGTGTTCAAAAGTTTGTGTGTCAAAGTGAACGAGTGGAAGAACTGGTTTGAGGAGCGTGGAACGCAAATCAAAGTGCTTAATGTAGGCGGCGGACTGGGCGTTGATTATCAGCAGCCGGACGCGCATCCTATTCCGGACTTTGAAGCCTATTTTGCGGTGTTCGACAAGTTTTTGGAGCGCTCGGCGCAACAAGAGGTGCACTTTGAGCTGGGCCGTGCCCTGATCGCGCAATGTGGATCCTTGGTGAGCAAGGTGCTGTATACCAAAAGCGGTATCAAGAAGCACTTTTTGGTGCTCGACGCAGGGATGACTGAGCTTATGCGGCCGGCTTTGTACCAAGCCTATCACCAGATAGAACGGGTGGGCGGCGACCATGCACAGGCAGCAACCTTAAACTATGATGTGGTAGGTCCTATTTGCGAGAGCTCGGACTGCTTTGGTAAGGAAGTGCCACTACCGGAGTCTAAGCGTGGCGATCTAATCGCTATACGTACGGCCGGTGCATATGGTGAGGTGATGGCTTCCCGCTATAACCTGCGCGACGAAATTCGTTATGTATACGACAGTGAACTGTAA